The following DNA comes from Blattabacterium cuenoti.
TATATCGAAAACTATGTTAATAGCACAAAAATTATATGAAAAAGGATTTATCACATATATTCGTACAGATAGTATGAATTTATCAAAAAATATTTTATTGGAGATAAAAAATTACATTCTTTCTTCATATGGAGAAAAATATTTATCTATTAAAGAATTTTCTAAAAGAAAAAAGTTTTCTCAAGAAGCTCATGAAGCTATTCGTCCTACTATAATTAATCATAAAGAAGAAAATTATCTAAAATCTCTAGACATATATCAAAAAAATCTTTATCTCCTTATATGGAACAGATCTATAATGGGACAAATGACAAACGCTATAATAGAGAAAAAAATTTTCTATATTCAATCTACCGATTTAAATATTCCTTTTATTTATACAAAAAAGACCGTTTTATTTGACGGATTTATGAAAATTACAAATAAAGAAGAAAAAAAAGATAAATATGATCGTTTAGAACTCCAAGAAGGATCTTTTTTAGAAAAAGAAAAAATTATAGCTAAACAAATATTTAAGAATCATTTATATAGATATAATGAAGCTTCTTTAGTAAAAAATTTAGAAAAATTAGGGATAGGAAGACCATCTACTTATGTACCTATAATATCTGCTATTCAAAAAAGAAATTATGTTAGTACACATAAAATAATAAAAAGAAAAAAAATTATAAAAAATTTTCTTTTAAAAGAAAATTCTATCGTGGAAAAAAATGAAGAAGTTACTGAAATAGAAAAAAATAAATTTATTCCTACAGAAATAGGAATATTAATTGTTAATTTTTTGGAAAAAAATTTTAAAAAAATAGTGGATTATGATTTTACAGCAAATTTAGAAAAAGATTTTGATGAAATAGCCAAAGGAAAACAATCTTGGATTAAAATTGTTGAAAATTTTTATGAAAAATTTAATCAAAAAATACAATATGTACGAAAATATGTAGATAAAATTCATAAAGAACGTTTTCTTGGAATAGATCCAAAATCTAATAAAAAAATTTTTGCTAAAATTGCTAGATTTGGTCCGGTAATTCAAATAGGAGAATTTAAAAAAGATAAAAACAAACCTAAATTTTTTCCTTTATTAAATAGTCAAACTATAAATACAATTTCTTTTTTAGAAGCTCTGAAAATAATTGAATTACCAAAATTATTAGGTTTTTTTGAAAAAAAAGAAGTATTACTAAAAATAAATAAGTATAATATTTATATAGAATACAAAAAAAAATTTTTTCCAGTTGAAAAAGAAATATTTTTTAATTCTAATTCTTTAGATTTACAAAAAGCTATTGATATAATAGAAAATAATTTCAAATAAACAATTTATCCATCAAAATATCTTTGATTTAAATAAGTAGTAGGATATGCTTGATCATGTCCAGTTCGTTTGACGTGATCTAAATATTTAGGAATATAAGATAATGCTTTTACTCTATCAGATAACGACATTCGATTCCATATATTTTCAGCCATTCTTTTTTTTCCTACTTTATATCTATAATCTTTCCAAAAACGATTGAAAGATAAATCTGTAGGGACTTCTTCTATAGAAAAAGCGGCCCTTGTATTTTTCATTTTATTTATGATAGATTCATTATAAGGCAAGTATTTTCCA
Coding sequences within:
- a CDS encoding type IA DNA topoisomerase → MASDEDREGEAIAYQICKIFNIPNEKYRRIVFREITKKAIYYAINNPRKINYDLVNAQKTRRILDRLVGFQLSPVLWKKINTGLSAGRVQSPAIKLIVERENKIKESNSSSTIYQVYGSFVTKNDKKITINTKLEKEIKDKKQIVKTLLSCINTTFQVKKIVIRHENKKPSLPFTTSSLQQEACKKLQYSISKTMLIAQKLYEKGFITYIRTDSMNLSKNILLEIKNYILSSYGEKYLSIKEFSKRKKFSQEAHEAIRPTIINHKEENYLKSLDIYQKNLYLLIWNRSIMGQMTNAIIEKKIFYIQSTDLNIPFIYTKKTVLFDGFMKITNKEEKKDKYDRLELQEGSFLEKEKIIAKQIFKNHLYRYNEASLVKNLEKLGIGRPSTYVPIISAIQKRNYVSTHKIIKRKKIIKNFLLKENSIVEKNEEVTEIEKNKFIPTEIGILIVNFLEKNFKKIVDYDFTANLEKDFDEIAKGKQSWIKIVENFYEKFNQKIQYVRKYVDKIHKERFLGIDPKSNKKIFAKIARFGPVIQIGEFKKDKNKPKFFPLLNSQTINTISFLEALKIIELPKLLGFFEKKEVLLKINKYNIYIEYKKKFFPVEKEIFFNSNSLDLQKAIDIIENNFK